A single region of the Salarchaeum japonicum genome encodes:
- a CDS encoding DUF5787 family protein has protein sequence MPAEFSFELRVCAALEADWPLDDRDTEFFVARQLGTQRRRWDTLILEVDPEGFAARARFGGTRLDPNLLFVCRHAPADWQYYRDALPEGEVPWRYVRETIHRGAARGVLEKRKRGGRIELRRKHAYPDWVERIVAVENKPDLDASAARALSDQLERDVALGLADEVWVATESGDRALYEEMPVEAGILVFEDGDLDVRWHPRALDPARPGTRILDRGSDACEFEYVPAERKAKLRSWLAERAYERGWRSYVDTMRPDCRHFDLRRAGDGYVPYCRAKGREQTAGECAGSCPEFSPEPPQWRQRGWPIEGGPGQTVKRVLDDRRERERRG, from the coding sequence GTGCCAGCGGAGTTCAGTTTCGAACTCCGCGTCTGCGCGGCGCTCGAAGCCGACTGGCCGCTCGACGACCGGGACACCGAGTTCTTCGTCGCGCGCCAGCTCGGGACGCAGCGGCGGCGCTGGGACACGCTGATTCTCGAAGTCGACCCGGAGGGGTTCGCGGCGCGCGCCCGGTTCGGCGGGACGCGCCTCGACCCGAACCTCCTGTTCGTGTGTCGGCACGCTCCCGCGGACTGGCAGTACTACCGGGACGCGCTCCCGGAGGGCGAGGTGCCGTGGCGGTACGTCCGCGAGACCATCCACCGCGGCGCGGCCCGCGGCGTGCTGGAAAAGCGAAAGCGCGGCGGCCGCATCGAACTCCGCCGGAAACACGCGTACCCGGACTGGGTGGAGCGCATCGTCGCGGTGGAGAACAAGCCCGACCTGGACGCGTCGGCGGCGCGCGCTCTCTCCGACCAACTGGAGCGCGACGTTGCGCTCGGGCTCGCGGACGAGGTCTGGGTCGCCACGGAGTCGGGCGACCGCGCCCTCTACGAGGAGATGCCGGTCGAAGCGGGCATCCTCGTGTTCGAGGACGGCGACCTGGACGTGCGCTGGCATCCGCGAGCGCTCGACCCCGCGCGACCGGGCACCAGAATTCTCGACCGGGGGAGCGACGCCTGCGAGTTCGAGTACGTCCCGGCGGAGCGGAAGGCGAAGCTCCGGTCGTGGCTCGCGGAGCGCGCGTACGAGCGCGGCTGGCGGTCGTACGTGGACACGATGCGGCCCGACTGCCGGCACTTCGACCTCCGGCGGGCGGGCGACGGCTACGTGCCGTACTGTCGCGCGAAGGGACGCGAGCAGACCGCGGGCGAGTGCGCGGGGTCGTGTCCCGAGTTCTCGCCCGAACCCCCGCAGTGGCGACAGCGGGGCTGGCCCATCGAAGGCGGGCCGGGGCAGACAGTGAAGCGCGTGCTGGACGACCGGAGAGAACGCGAGCGACGGGGTTAG
- a CDS encoding bis(5'-nucleosyl)-tetraphosphatase, whose product MTVEATSAGAILFRDTRGRREYLLLKSRPGDWEFPKGGVEGDEELQQTAIREVQEEAGIEDFRLLDGFRDDYDYVFEAGGDRIHKTVHLFIAKSYEASAELSSEHSDLQWRDYEQAVNTITQDGPRDILRDAHEFIDDALAEDADADADGEAGVEQEG is encoded by the coding sequence ATGACGGTTGAAGCAACCAGCGCCGGTGCGATCCTCTTTCGGGATACGCGAGGCCGGCGCGAATACCTCCTCCTCAAGAGCCGGCCCGGCGATTGGGAGTTTCCCAAGGGCGGCGTCGAGGGGGACGAAGAACTCCAGCAGACGGCTATCCGTGAGGTTCAGGAGGAAGCCGGTATCGAGGACTTCAGACTCCTCGACGGTTTCCGCGACGACTACGACTACGTGTTCGAGGCGGGCGGCGACCGCATCCACAAGACCGTCCACCTCTTCATCGCGAAGTCGTACGAGGCCTCGGCAGAACTGTCCAGCGAACACTCAGACCTCCAGTGGCGCGACTACGAGCAGGCGGTGAACACCATCACGCAGGACGGCCCGCGGGACATCCTCCGGGACGCCCACGAGTTCATCGACGACGCGCTCGCCGAGGACGCCGACGCGGACGCGGACGGCGAGGCGGGCGTCGAACAGGAGGGGTAG
- a CDS encoding uS10/mL48 family ribosomal protein produces MTFVTKLTFTSGDRDTLERVVRDIRDNVRRKGAEIKGPHSDTPENYYVSQYKSLDGDESDQYGAWNYTVYQRRLEIHGHDDLARRVMERDLPASIRMEADIERVQAVGSTA; encoded by the coding sequence ATGACCTTCGTAACCAAGCTCACGTTCACGAGCGGGGACCGAGACACCCTCGAACGGGTCGTCCGGGACATCCGCGACAACGTACGACGAAAAGGCGCAGAGATCAAGGGCCCGCACTCGGACACGCCCGAGAACTACTACGTCTCTCAGTACAAATCCCTCGACGGGGACGAGTCAGACCAGTACGGCGCGTGGAACTACACCGTCTACCAGCGCCGCCTCGAAATCCACGGCCACGACGACCTCGCGCGCCGCGTGATGGAACGCGACCTCCCCGCAAGCATCCGCATGGAAGCGGACATCGAACGCGTTCAAGCGGTCGGCTCCACGGCATAA
- a CDS encoding OsmC family protein translates to MTDIDITSTSEEGFVTRSRIGDFELTIDATDQEGPNPNATLVADYASCYIPAFRVGGQQRDYDDLGKIEIDAEADLDDDDDLEAIRFHIKVEADVPEDDLDDIVARGEDICHVHSALREELHADITAEANAF, encoded by the coding sequence ATGACGGACATCGACATCACCAGCACCTCGGAGGAGGGCTTCGTCACGCGCTCCCGAATCGGCGACTTCGAACTCACCATCGACGCCACCGACCAGGAGGGCCCGAACCCCAACGCCACCCTCGTCGCGGACTACGCGTCCTGCTACATTCCCGCGTTCCGCGTCGGCGGCCAGCAGCGCGACTACGACGACCTCGGCAAAATCGAAATCGACGCCGAAGCCGACCTGGACGACGACGACGACCTCGAAGCCATCCGCTTCCACATCAAGGTCGAAGCCGACGTCCCCGAGGACGACCTCGACGACATCGTCGCGCGCGGCGAGGACATCTGTCACGTCCACTCCGCCCTCCGCGAGGAACTGCACGCGGACATCACGGCGGAAGCGAACGCCTTCTAA
- a CDS encoding metal-dependent hydrolase, translating into MELTWYGHATWGVEVGDTSLLIDPFFDNPKTDTDPEELNPDYVLVTHGHADHIADSDRFRGAHFVSTPEIISYLTDEYGVEDGTGMNLGGTFEAGDAFVTMVRADHSNGIDTDYGATGGMPAGFVISDTKPTQVADEDSTTFYHAGDTSLHSEMKDVIAPYLEPDAAAVPAGDHFTMGPWQAAVAVDWLDVDHAFPMHYDSFPPIEIDTDDFVKEVKATGSDAEVHVLDGDETFPL; encoded by the coding sequence ATGGAACTCACCTGGTACGGCCACGCGACCTGGGGCGTCGAAGTCGGCGACACGAGCCTCCTCATCGACCCGTTCTTCGACAACCCGAAGACGGACACCGACCCCGAGGAACTCAACCCCGACTACGTCCTCGTGACGCACGGCCACGCAGACCACATCGCCGACTCGGATCGCTTCCGCGGCGCGCACTTCGTCTCGACGCCCGAAATCATCAGCTACCTCACCGACGAGTACGGCGTCGAGGACGGCACCGGCATGAACCTCGGCGGCACGTTCGAGGCCGGCGACGCCTTCGTCACGATGGTTCGCGCCGACCACTCGAACGGCATCGACACCGACTACGGCGCGACCGGCGGGATGCCCGCCGGGTTCGTGATTTCGGACACGAAACCCACGCAGGTCGCCGACGAGGACTCCACGACGTTCTACCACGCCGGCGACACCAGCCTGCACTCCGAGATGAAGGACGTCATCGCGCCCTACCTCGAACCCGACGCCGCCGCCGTCCCCGCCGGCGACCACTTCACCATGGGGCCCTGGCAGGCCGCCGTCGCCGTGGACTGGCTCGACGTCGACCACGCGTTCCCGATGCACTACGATAGCTTCCCGCCCATCGAAATCGACACCGACGACTTCGTGAAGGAAGTCAAAGCCACCGGGAGCGACGCCGAAGTCCACGTGCTCGACGGCGACGAGACCTTCCCCCTCTGA
- a CDS encoding fumarylacetoacetate hydrolase family protein: MHHVRFRDPAGAVRDGEYHGDEVSFGGRTYDIDDVEVLPPTDPTKVVCVGRNYAKHAEERGEDVPDRPLLFLKPPNAVTGPGATVTLPEGKYCEHEAELAVVIGKEAKNVDAENAEEYIAGYTVADDVSNRDDQDAEKNWVRGKAFDGACPLGPVLADPEHLPEDASISLRVNGETRQDSSIEHFIFEIPELVEEITSYLTLEPGDVVITGTPEGVNELTDGDRVEVEIEGVGTLEHTVERA, translated from the coding sequence ATGCATCACGTCCGATTCCGCGATCCCGCGGGCGCAGTCAGAGACGGCGAGTACCACGGCGACGAAGTGTCCTTCGGCGGCCGAACCTACGACATCGACGACGTGGAGGTTCTCCCGCCGACCGACCCGACGAAGGTCGTCTGCGTCGGTCGGAACTACGCGAAGCACGCCGAGGAGCGCGGTGAGGACGTCCCCGACCGCCCCCTGCTCTTTCTGAAGCCGCCGAACGCCGTCACCGGCCCGGGCGCGACCGTCACTCTCCCCGAGGGCAAGTACTGCGAGCACGAGGCCGAACTCGCCGTCGTCATCGGGAAGGAGGCGAAGAACGTGGACGCAGAGAACGCAGAGGAGTACATCGCGGGCTACACCGTCGCGGACGACGTGTCGAACCGCGACGACCAGGACGCGGAGAAGAACTGGGTTCGCGGGAAGGCGTTCGACGGCGCGTGCCCGCTCGGCCCCGTCCTCGCCGACCCCGAACACCTCCCCGAGGACGCCTCGATTTCGCTCCGCGTGAACGGCGAGACCCGCCAGGACTCCAGCATCGAGCACTTCATCTTCGAGATTCCCGAGCTCGTCGAGGAGATCACGAGCTACCTCACGCTCGAACCCGGCGACGTAGTCATCACGGGGACGCCCGAGGGCGTGAACGAACTCACCGACGGCGACCGCGTGGAGGTCGAAATCGAGGGCGTCGGCACCCTCGAACACACCGTCGAGCGCGCCTGA
- a CDS encoding transporter, with protein MALTETALYAFHLVFASLWTGSVLFAAYAVLPLGRAGDASPGVLAAVAGKLSTINRVSSALMLLSGIGLWSVLDYTSRFPDDPNSHLVLTMVVLWFVLTGLVEVGVSRLTDAADSGKVRTPAENARPFLLAAALVGVLLLLDAAALAGNLV; from the coding sequence ATGGCACTCACCGAGACAGCCTTGTACGCGTTCCACCTGGTGTTCGCCTCGCTCTGGACGGGAAGCGTCCTGTTCGCGGCGTACGCCGTTCTCCCGCTCGGCCGCGCCGGCGACGCCTCCCCGGGCGTGCTCGCCGCCGTCGCCGGGAAGCTCAGCACCATCAACCGCGTCTCCAGCGCGCTGATGCTCCTCTCCGGCATCGGCCTCTGGAGCGTCCTCGACTACACCAGCCGGTTCCCGGACGACCCGAACAGCCACCTCGTCCTCACGATGGTCGTCCTCTGGTTCGTCCTCACCGGCCTCGTCGAAGTCGGCGTCTCCCGGCTGACGGACGCCGCCGACTCCGGGAAGGTTCGCACGCCCGCGGAGAACGCGCGGCCGTTCCTCCTCGCCGCCGCGCTCGTCGGCGTCCTTCTCCTGCTCGACGCCGCCGCGCTCGCCGGCAACCTCGTTTAA
- a CDS encoding NAD(P)-dependent oxidoreductase, translated as MVARIVVDDDPKYDPSAFERAVPDAAVAVGDLDTAAGLRAHADADVWVTPSTAPVTADVLADASVRLIAQPSIGVDNVDVAAAAARGVTVVHAADYCVDEVATHALSLLLACVRSVPAYDASVRDGEWDWRVGAPIHRLAGATVGLVSFGPIARAFRDRLRGFDADVLAYDPYVDADVMARENAEKVTFEELTARADHVSVHAPLTDETRGLVGRDALARLRDDAVVVNVGRGGVVDEAALVDALESGDIAAAGLDVFETEPLPAESALRDRDDVVLTPHAGWYSAEAMADANESVAADVRRFLDGETPAGRVDPDADWL; from the coding sequence ATGGTCGCGCGAATCGTGGTTGACGACGACCCGAAGTACGACCCGAGCGCGTTCGAGCGCGCCGTCCCGGACGCCGCCGTCGCCGTGGGAGACCTCGACACCGCGGCGGGCCTCCGGGCGCACGCCGACGCGGACGTGTGGGTGACGCCGAGCACCGCGCCCGTCACCGCGGACGTGCTCGCGGACGCGAGCGTTCGACTGATAGCGCAACCGAGCATCGGCGTGGACAACGTGGACGTGGCGGCCGCGGCGGCGCGCGGCGTGACGGTGGTGCACGCCGCGGACTACTGCGTGGACGAGGTGGCGACGCACGCCCTCAGCCTCCTGCTCGCGTGCGTTCGAAGCGTCCCCGCCTACGACGCGAGCGTCCGCGACGGCGAGTGGGACTGGCGGGTCGGCGCGCCCATCCACCGGCTCGCGGGCGCGACCGTCGGCCTCGTCTCCTTCGGCCCCATCGCCCGCGCGTTCCGCGACCGCCTCCGCGGGTTCGACGCCGACGTGCTCGCCTACGACCCCTACGTGGACGCCGACGTGATGGCGCGCGAGAACGCGGAGAAAGTCACGTTCGAGGAGCTCACCGCGCGCGCCGACCACGTCAGCGTGCACGCGCCCCTCACGGACGAGACGCGCGGCCTCGTCGGCCGGGACGCCCTCGCCCGCCTCCGGGACGACGCGGTGGTCGTGAACGTCGGCCGCGGCGGCGTCGTGGACGAAGCCGCGCTGGTGGACGCGCTCGAATCCGGCGACATCGCCGCCGCCGGCCTCGACGTGTTCGAGACCGAACCCCTCCCCGCGGAGTCCGCGCTCCGCGACCGGGACGACGTGGTGTTGACGCCGCACGCCGGCTGGTACTCCGCGGAAGCGATGGCCGACGCGAACGAGTCCGTCGCCGCGGACGTGCGGCGGTTCCTCGACGGCGAGACGCCCGCGGGACGCGTCGACCCGGACGCCGACTGGCTGTAG
- the hisC gene encoding histidinol-phosphate transaminase, translating into MHPRDLSDHVEYQAGRGIEEVARELGRDPSEFVKLASNENMFGPSPLGAEAVRETATDVHHYPTADHADLVARIADEWDVTDDQVWLANGGDGALDYLARATLEPGDDVLVPDPGFSYYGMTARFHHGGVSTYPVERDDGFSLTADAVLDAYDGERVVFLTSPHNPSGGRFTLDAVEEIAEETDEETLVVVDEAYGEFTDAPTAIDLVRTRDGVAGSNPAASRAKRDDVVVLRTFSKAYGLAGLRLGYAVVPEAWADAYRRVNTPFAANLVACRAGLAALEDDEHVERTVETAAWAREYMTEHIDARVFESHGNFVLVEVGDAAAVADALKRRGVIVRDCTSFGLDDCIRITCGTKEETETVVAELNEVLAE; encoded by the coding sequence ATGCACCCACGGGACCTCTCCGACCACGTCGAGTACCAGGCGGGTCGGGGAATCGAGGAGGTCGCGCGCGAGCTCGGCCGCGACCCCTCGGAGTTCGTGAAGCTCGCGTCGAACGAGAACATGTTCGGCCCAAGCCCGCTCGGAGCGGAGGCCGTCCGCGAGACCGCGACCGACGTTCACCACTACCCGACCGCCGACCACGCCGACCTCGTCGCGCGCATCGCCGACGAGTGGGACGTGACGGACGACCAGGTCTGGCTCGCGAACGGCGGGGACGGCGCGCTCGACTACCTCGCGCGCGCCACCCTCGAACCCGGCGACGACGTGCTCGTGCCCGACCCCGGGTTCTCGTACTACGGGATGACCGCGCGCTTCCACCACGGCGGCGTTTCGACCTATCCGGTCGAGCGCGACGACGGCTTCTCGCTCACCGCGGACGCCGTCCTCGACGCCTACGACGGCGAGCGCGTCGTCTTCCTCACCAGCCCCCACAACCCCAGCGGCGGCCGGTTCACGCTCGACGCCGTCGAGGAAATCGCGGAGGAGACGGACGAGGAGACGCTGGTGGTCGTGGACGAGGCGTACGGCGAGTTCACGGACGCGCCGACCGCAATCGACCTCGTGCGAACCCGGGACGGCGTCGCCGGGTCGAACCCGGCGGCCAGTCGCGCGAAGCGCGACGACGTCGTGGTTCTGCGGACGTTCTCGAAGGCGTACGGGCTCGCGGGCCTCCGCCTCGGGTACGCGGTAGTGCCCGAGGCGTGGGCGGACGCGTACCGGCGCGTGAACACGCCGTTCGCCGCGAACCTCGTCGCGTGTCGCGCCGGGCTGGCCGCGCTGGAGGACGACGAGCACGTCGAGCGGACGGTCGAGACCGCGGCGTGGGCGCGCGAGTACATGACCGAGCACATCGACGCGCGCGTGTTCGAGAGTCACGGGAACTTCGTGCTCGTCGAAGTCGGGGACGCCGCGGCGGTCGCGGACGCCCTGAAGCGCCGCGGCGTCATCGTCCGCGACTGCACGAGCTTCGGGCTGGACGACTGCATCCGCATCACGTGCGGCACGAAGGAGGAGACCGAGACCGTCGTCGCGGAGCTGAACGAGGTGCTCGCGGAGTGA
- a CDS encoding adenylate kinase family protein gives MRVAVTGTPGTGKTTATDLVDADLDVIHLNDEIRERGLYTERDEERDSLVVDVDAAREWLDGRDDVLVDSHLAHYFDADICIVLRCHPRELDQRLRERGEPEPKARENAESEALDVILAEAVSEFGENRVYEIDTSNRPPEEVAGDIEAVIAGDRDPSAGRVDFTDYL, from the coding sequence GTGAGAGTCGCGGTTACGGGTACGCCGGGGACGGGGAAGACGACGGCCACCGACCTCGTGGACGCCGACCTCGACGTGATTCACCTGAACGACGAAATACGCGAGCGCGGCCTCTACACCGAACGCGACGAGGAACGGGACAGTCTCGTCGTGGACGTGGACGCCGCCCGCGAGTGGCTGGACGGCCGGGACGACGTGCTCGTGGACAGCCACCTCGCGCACTACTTCGACGCCGACATCTGCATCGTCCTGCGCTGTCACCCGCGCGAACTCGACCAGCGGCTCCGCGAGCGCGGCGAACCCGAACCGAAAGCCAGGGAGAACGCTGAATCCGAAGCGCTCGACGTGATTCTCGCCGAGGCGGTCTCCGAGTTCGGGGAGAACCGCGTCTACGAGATAGACACGTCGAACCGGCCGCCCGAAGAAGTCGCGGGCGACATCGAAGCCGTCATCGCGGGCGACCGCGACCCGAGCGCGGGCCGCGTGGACTTCACTGACTACCTATGA
- a CDS encoding CDP-alcohol phosphatidyltransferase family protein yields MTLDQYRSLASRILRPFVRLSVRLNLTPDGISVAAFALAVLAAGAFYRAGPGPDWWYGVGALLVLLNGMLDLLDGAVARELDTDSPAGDLLDHVLDRYADIVILAGLAAGIEQYALGFAAVTGVLMTSYLGTQTEAVGLERQYGGLLGRADRLALVCLTGGISVVVPVVADVSVVAWLLGLFAVVGHLTALQRFLGAWRDLQ; encoded by the coding sequence ATGACGCTCGATCAGTACCGCTCGCTCGCCTCGCGCATCCTCCGCCCGTTCGTCCGCCTCTCGGTCAGACTGAACCTCACTCCGGACGGCATCAGCGTCGCCGCGTTCGCGCTCGCCGTGCTCGCCGCCGGCGCGTTCTATCGGGCCGGCCCCGGCCCCGACTGGTGGTACGGCGTCGGCGCGCTCCTCGTCCTCCTCAACGGGATGCTCGACCTGCTCGACGGAGCCGTCGCGCGCGAACTCGACACGGACAGCCCCGCCGGCGACCTCCTCGACCACGTCCTCGACCGCTACGCCGACATCGTCATCCTCGCCGGCCTCGCCGCCGGCATCGAACAGTACGCGCTCGGGTTCGCCGCCGTCACCGGCGTCCTGATGACCTCGTACCTCGGCACGCAGACCGAGGCCGTCGGCCTCGAACGCCAGTACGGCGGCCTCCTCGGGCGCGCCGACCGCCTCGCGCTCGTCTGCCTCACCGGCGGCATCTCGGTCGTCGTCCCCGTCGTCGCGGACGTGAGCGTCGTCGCGTGGCTGCTCGGCCTGTTCGCCGTCGTCGGCCACCTCACCGCCCTCCAGCGATTCCTCGGCGCGTGGCGAGACCTCCAGTAA
- a CDS encoding multiprotein bridging factor aMBF1 — translation MVQCEMCGAETASPKTIKVEGAELDVCDDCADFGTEVKTQSSSATSTKYSTSSSSSSGGSSGSSGSSGGSSNTRRRDMFDEMEEVASDYDDRIRNARESAGLSQEELAKEISEKASLVRKLERGAMLPSDSVQKKLEKRLSITLTESSSGDDDWESESGGSGLTLGDMVKRKD, via the coding sequence ATGGTTCAATGCGAGATGTGTGGCGCGGAGACGGCGTCCCCCAAGACCATCAAGGTCGAGGGCGCGGAACTCGACGTCTGTGACGACTGCGCCGACTTCGGCACCGAAGTGAAGACCCAGTCGTCGTCCGCTACGTCCACCAAGTACTCCACGTCCTCCAGCAGTTCCTCGGGCGGCTCCAGCGGCTCCAGCGGCTCCTCCGGCGGGTCGTCGAACACGCGCCGCCGCGACATGTTCGACGAGATGGAGGAGGTCGCGTCGGACTACGACGACCGAATCCGGAACGCCCGCGAGTCCGCCGGCCTCAGCCAGGAGGAACTCGCGAAGGAAATCAGCGAGAAAGCCAGTCTGGTGCGGAAGCTCGAACGCGGTGCGATGCTCCCGAGCGACAGCGTCCAGAAGAAACTCGAAAAACGCCTCTCCATCACGCTCACCGAGTCGTCGAGCGGCGACGACGACTGGGAGTCCGAGAGCGGGGGCTCCGGCCTCACCCTCGGCGACATGGTCAAACGGAAGGACTAA
- a CDS encoding DHH family phosphoesterase → MSSRATISSMSTYAILGCGSVGHSVAEELVERGKDVLIVDKDESRVEALRDQDLNAQAADIRDDGVAELVDDRDVVLIMSSDIEANEAAVENIRDRNEDQFVVARASDPVTADELTQLGADVVINPSNVIADAALRALESGELEYKARQLADVITASTSKLAILTHDNPDPDSIASAAALRSIAEHLGAEADILYFGDIGHQENRAFVNLLELELTPYDSVDISEYDTVALIDPAKAGELQVDADVDIYIDHYETEGEVEAEFVDVRPNVSSTSTILTKYIQEFDLSVDQAVATALLYGIRTETLDFRRDTTPADLTAAAYLYPFADHDTLEQVESPNMSPETLDVLAEAITNREVRGSHLVSDAGFIRDRDALAQAAQQLLNLEGITTTAVFGIVDDTIYLAARSKDIRLNIGKVLQDAFTDIGEAAGHSTQASAEIPLGIFTGIESSEENRETLLTLTEEAVKRKLFDAMGVEQETSAQNGG, encoded by the coding sequence ATGAGTAGCCGGGCTACGATTTCGTCGATGTCCACGTACGCGATTCTCGGCTGCGGGAGCGTCGGGCACTCCGTCGCGGAGGAGCTCGTCGAGCGGGGGAAGGACGTGCTCATCGTGGACAAGGACGAGTCGCGCGTGGAGGCGTTGCGCGACCAGGATTTGAACGCGCAAGCCGCCGACATCCGGGACGACGGGGTCGCGGAGCTCGTGGACGACCGGGACGTGGTGCTCATCATGTCCTCGGACATCGAGGCGAACGAGGCCGCGGTGGAGAACATCCGCGACCGGAACGAAGACCAGTTCGTGGTCGCGCGGGCGAGCGACCCGGTGACGGCGGACGAGCTCACGCAGTTGGGCGCGGACGTGGTCATCAATCCGTCGAACGTCATCGCGGACGCGGCGCTCCGCGCGCTCGAATCCGGCGAACTGGAGTACAAGGCCCGCCAGCTCGCGGACGTCATCACGGCGTCGACGAGCAAGCTCGCGATTCTGACGCACGACAACCCCGACCCGGACTCCATCGCGTCCGCGGCGGCGCTGCGGTCTATCGCGGAACACCTCGGCGCGGAAGCGGACATCCTCTACTTCGGCGACATCGGCCACCAGGAGAACCGGGCGTTCGTGAACTTGCTCGAACTCGAACTCACGCCGTACGACAGCGTGGACATCTCTGAGTACGACACGGTCGCGCTCATCGACCCCGCGAAGGCGGGCGAACTGCAGGTCGATGCGGACGTGGACATCTACATCGACCACTACGAGACGGAGGGCGAGGTCGAAGCGGAGTTCGTGGACGTGCGGCCGAACGTCTCCTCGACATCGACGATTCTCACGAAGTACATCCAGGAGTTCGACCTGAGCGTCGACCAGGCGGTCGCCACCGCACTGTTGTACGGGATTCGAACCGAGACGCTCGACTTCCGGCGGGACACGACGCCCGCGGACCTCACCGCGGCGGCCTACCTGTATCCGTTCGCCGACCACGACACGCTCGAACAGGTCGAATCCCCGAACATGAGTCCGGAGACCCTGGACGTGCTCGCGGAAGCCATCACGAACCGCGAGGTTCGGGGGAGCCACCTCGTCAGCGACGCGGGGTTCATTCGGGATAGGGACGCGCTCGCGCAGGCCGCCCAGCAACTCCTCAACCTGGAGGGCATCACGACGACGGCGGTGTTCGGTATCGTGGACGACACCATCTACCTCGCGGCGCGCTCGAAGGACATCCGGTTGAACATCGGGAAGGTGCTGCAGGACGCGTTCACGGACATCGGGGAGGCCGCGGGGCACTCGACGCAGGCGTCCGCGGAGATTCCGCTCGGCATCTTCACGGGCATCGAGTCCTCGGAGGAGAACCGCGAAACCCTCCTCACGCTGACGGAGGAGGCGGTGAAGCGAAAACTGTTCGACGCGATGGGTGTCGAGCAGGAGACGAGCGCGCAGAACGGCGGTTAG